CTGTAATACGTTTCTTTTTCGTTGCAAAGATGAGATGATGAGATTACAAATGGAAGTCAGCCTTTATACAATTAGTTGACGTATATGTTACAAACACATGAAGATAATTTGCTTGCTGTTAGAGGAATAAAAAACTCCGGTAGAAAGTTGTATTCTATACTTTCTTACCGGAGCTATAAGAGTTACAATCCTTTGCTGAAAGCTCTTACATGCCGAAGCTAAATTTATCTATTGTTTCAAAGATAATGCTTGCAAGACCTATGGCAATGATGCCTATCAAACAAATAATCATACTTGCTTTGCTATATGCATCACTCTTAAATGTTGCAATAGGTGTTTCATTCTTGTTAATATACATAGCTTTCACTATAAGCAAATAATAGTAAAGCGAAATGACGGTATTGACTAAGGCGATGAACACCAATAGATGGAAACCGCCACGAAAAGCTGCCATGAATATGAAGAACTTACTAAAGAATCCGGCAAATGGAGGAATACCTGCTAATGAGAATAAAGCTATTGTCATTAGAAATGCTAATTTGGGATTAGTCTGGTAAAGTCCATTATAATCGTCCATTTCGATTTTTCCACTTCTTTGTTCTATGATTGCTATGACGGTAAATGCGCCTAAGTTGGCTACCGTATATACTAAAATATAATAGATTAATGCCGTCATACCTTGTGAACTTCCACTGATGACTCCAAGCATAATGTATCCAGCCTGAGAGATAGCGGAGAATGCCATGAATCGTTTAAGGTTTTGTTGCCGGATAGCAAAGAGGTTAGCAAGAGTGATGGAAGCGATTGTTACCCAATAAAGTACTTCTTGCCACTCAGCTACCATCGGAGCGAAAACTTTAATTAAGACGGTCATCAGAACGAAAGCGGCTGAACCTTTGGAGATTACGCTTAGGTAGCTTGTTACAGCTGTAGGGGCTCCTTGATATACATCGGCTGTCCACAAGTGAAAAGGTACAAGTGATATTTTGAATCCCATGCCGGCAAAGAAAAATACGAAAGCCATTATCTGCATAGGGTTGCCTGTGATACCTGCGGGGACATCACTAAAATAAAGAGTACCTATTGTGCCAT
This is a stretch of genomic DNA from uncultured Bacteroides sp.. It encodes these proteins:
- a CDS encoding NADH-quinone oxidoreductase subunit N, coding for MDYSQFLYMKEELSLIAVIVILFVADLFVSPDAHKKDGKVHLNTLLPVVLLTIHTLINLVPGTTVDAFGGMYHYAPAMTIIKAVLNVGTIIVFLLAHEWLKREDTKIKQGEFYILTLSTLLGMYFMISAGHFLMFFIGLETASIPMAALVAFDKYRHHSAEAGAKYILTALFSSGLLLYGISLIYGTIGTLYFSDVPAGITGNPMQIMAFVFFFAGMGFKISLVPFHLWTADVYQGAPTAVTSYLSVISKGSAAFVLMTVLIKVFAPMVAEWQEVLYWVTIASITLANLFAIRQQNLKRFMAFSAISQAGYIMLGVISGSSQGMTALIYYILVYTVANLGAFTVIAIIEQRSGKIEMDDYNGLYQTNPKLAFLMTIALFSLAGIPPFAGFFSKFFIFMAAFRGGFHLLVFIALVNTVISLYYYLLIVKAMYINKNETPIATFKSDAYSKASMIICLIGIIAIGLASIIFETIDKFSFGM